A window of Carassius gibelio isolate Cgi1373 ecotype wild population from Czech Republic chromosome A3, carGib1.2-hapl.c, whole genome shotgun sequence genomic DNA:
CTCTAACTGTTGACTGCCTATTGGTCTGGAAGAATGAATTGGATTTTAACAAGGGGGAACAGTATGTCCTAgacttttgttttgatttttattttgttgttgtttttttttgtttttctttttaagttagggttttttttttaaaaatgtgttatggCAAGAAAGCTGCTGCATTGTGAGGTGGAAGCGATGGAGGAGTTTGTCATTTTACAGAAGAATTAAAGGATTCCTCCAtccttcagcaaaaaaaaaaaaaaatcactgcaaaTGGCTGAGGCTTTTGCTAGTTGCCCTGACATGGTTGTCTATTTTCTGGTCCCTTAGCGCAACTAGTCAATTTCCATGTTTACACGATTCTTCTTTCTCACTTCGTTTGGTTGGAGAAATTCAGTTAGTCTTCTCTGGAAATCCTGTGTAATAAAGTAAAGAGCCACAGCATCcgtttaaaataaatagaaatgaaataaatCGTCTGTTCTTCATCTTGCACGTTGGCACTTAATAGCCAAGGTTTTACATTTCTCAGctttgttaaatgtaatctttggtCGGAGTTTGATTTGCATATCCCTttgggtttttttcttctttttctctcccCATAAAGGTTTGTTTTCCCCGTTTGTTAGCTCCTCTGTCACTGGCTGTGGGTTTATTCTAATGGTAAGGGAGGGGTCGCCTGCTGACGGCTCCAGGTTCGTTGTACTGTTTGTTGGCACGAGGTTGCAGACGTATAGAAGACTGGTTTGTGATTTAGAGAAACCAGCATTAAAGAACCAATACCattggtttatttttttgttttgtttttgtttttctttaagcaCAGAAGGAACGCTCCCTAGTGCATAGTCGGCTTtgtaaaaacaattcaaaatgtatatttaaagaaTGAACATGTAaactttaaaaacactgatttgtTTGGTACAGATCAATTCAGATGTTCATATTCATTGTGTGTAGTTTTATTTTGGATCCTGACAGTTtcatttgggtttttttttttcttaactaatTGCAACCGTTTGTCTCGTTTAAGTGCAGTACAAAGAAGACCTGCAGATCACATCTatctttgtttgattttttttttccttctctccaGTCTAATTCCTCTGTGTAGCAGCAGTGTATGAAAACTCTTCCTGTATATTGCCTTTTTGCTGGAAAATGTATGTTGAATAAAATTTTCTATAAAAGCTACAACCATGGCCCTTGAAAAATTGTGATTAGACAGTGTTTTGTAATGTGAAGATTTCAGTGTGTAAAAACAGTATGCAGAGTTCTCATTAAGGTATTGCACAGAcacatttcagttttattatgACGGTTCCATTTAGATGCACATTATGACATTTTTGACTTTCTAAAAATTCAGACTACTTACAGAAGTGAAAAAATGCTAATCAGTAAGTCCGCTTTAGTAATGTGGTAATTAAAAAAGTGAGTTTTGAAAGTACGATttccattattttaattaaaagatcTTGTTAGTCCTAAGTTAAGTGTTCTCAACCTTTAGACTCCAAAGCCTCCCAGTGCCCACAGTAATATTCAAAGACCCCATGACTTTTTCccaggagatatatatatatatatatatatatatatatatatatatatatatatatatatatatatatatatatatatatatatatatttttttttttttttttttacaggtttttcCCAATAGAATTTATTAGGTATTGACACAACTACAAAAATGTCTAtcgtttattttaaaaaagaaattaagttcTAGAAATCATACTTTCAAATGAAGACACCTCGTATATCCAGGTTTTCTACaccgtgtttaaaaaaaaaaacatatctaaatGTACAACCATGCACAAAAAAACCttcattttaacactttcattttctaattttaataatctaaacaaATTTTTTTCCCTTTGTCCAACTGGAAAGTTTCCAtgcatgttaaaggttctttgtgaAACCAGTTAATGCCAGAATCACTGATATTTACATCGTGATATAAAAATCTAATCTTTGGTTCCACAAACTCCTCAACACTCCGAAGCTTTAACCCTGAGTCCTTTATAGATATACAATCAAAACAATGAGTATTCATGTTCATTTGAGAGTGTAATGTATTTGTATacgtaatataatgtaataataaagaaaaagattGCAAAGCTTTAGTTTATACAAGCAAGTTTGTATTAGATGACATCTGTGTTGGCCCGAAAGTGTCCTCCAGTCCTTCATATGGTGTAAGGTGCCACACAAATACATGAGTGGTGTTAAAGTTTGGGAAGGGTTAGCAACATTGCTTCTTTTCAATGTGCAGGATCTTATTGCATTTAGGGCATGTGTGATAGACGTCTTTGAAAAACTTCATGAAGAATGGAATCAGACAGCAGCACAAAACAAACCTGGAAAAGAGGCAGACGGTTTGGCTTTGATAATCCGCACAagatttgatttttgatttttattttttagctgcaAATTTAAATGGACTCTTACCCGCACAGGATGAAGAGTAAGCACATCAACCAGGCGTAAACTCCCACTTTGTAGGTGACATTGGTTAAGACCTGCTGTTGGCAGCTTGTGCAGGTGGCCATTCCTGGATTGCGACCCAGCTCATATGATTCGTAGCTGACAAATTTATTTTTGGCTTCTGTTGACTGAACTACAGGAGAAGAATGTGTTTtagtaagtgtttttgtttttaatctctGATCTTTGTtaaccattataaaaaaaattatccaatAGTGTGTCATCTATCTTATATTTAGTAGCTACATCACTAGAGGGTCATTGTAGACAGGAAGCCTTGATTGACACAAAGTTTCACAAGTAGCCTAATGTCTTGTATATGTGTTTGCTCAACCACGGAATGAAGGTAAATACGACTTTTTATCTAATAATTCTGACTTAATTTCTCACAATTCCAAATTGCCATCTTGCAAATcttacttttttcccctcataaTTGTCAGTTGTCTCAGACAGATCCTTCCTTTCGCAAGATTAAGCACCCATTTAAAGCGATTTAACAtctaggttatgtatgtaaccatggttccctaaaaaagggaacgagatgctgcggtgatgTCACCGGTATGGGAACACccctcggtgtgacgaatgtctgaagccctctaacatcccgccaatcctattggccaaatagcgcttggcaccaCCCCTACGCATACGCACGCATCGTATAACTGGGTGCCACGCGCTATTTCACTGAGATTTAATGAACTGAAGATGAAGAATGCTATCAAGGTATGGAACGgccaggaccgcagcatctcgttccctattcagtgaaccatggttacatacataaccgagattttccctttcataggtcacttcgatgctgcgttGACGTCACCGGTATGGGAACGCTACACcataacgcctgacgtacctgacagctgggatccaaggaagcatctgctcaagcggagagaacccgggagccaggagccatcctcacattcagactgtaggacttgataaatgTGTTAGgagaggaccatcctgccgcagcacagatatcatccatagaagatccactgagaaaagcttgtgaAAAAGCCACTGCTCTCGTGGAATGAGCTctaattcctaagggcgaagcaAGTCCGTGGgcctcataggctaaagatattgcttccaccagccaatgggacatgcgttGTTTTGTGACAGCATGGCCTTTTTTCTTATGTCCATAACAGACAAACAGTTGGTCAGACTCACGCCATGGGGCTGTTCGATCAACATAAGTCTTGAGCGCTctgacagggcaaagacttagatcccCTGACCCCATCTCAGCAGGGGGTAAAGCCTCCAAGACCACTTGTTGAAAACGAAAGGGGTTAGAAGTGACCTTAGGGACATAATTAGGCCTCGGTCGCAACAataccttcacagagcccggtgcaaattccatgcacgagggtgagacggaaagagcctgtaaatccccaactctcttgagggaggataaagccataagaAGAACTGTCTCTAGAGTCAAGATTTTATCCGGTATAGTTTCCAGGGGCTCAAAcagatgccctgataaaccttgtAACACAAaagataaatcccatgaaggaactcgcacagggcggccTCAGCCCTCGTGCATCCTGTATAAAACGAGAAACCAGCGTATGACGGCCAACTGAGGCACCGTCTATATATTTGTGtttagctgaaatggctgccacgtaatcTTTCAGAgtcaccagcagcagctgttccactctgtccagccGTATCCTGGATAATACCGCTGGAATTAAACGAATCAGGGGAAAAGCACACAAGCTGGTCTTGGGCCaattgtgagctaacgcatccaagcccaggggcgatggaaggtatagggagaaccatagcgggcaatgcgttaTCATGTgtgacgcgaataaatccactctTGCTTTTCCAAAAATCTGCCATAAGAGGTTCACTGTTTGGGGGTGCAATCTCCATTCCCCTTGCTCCAGAATCTGTCTGGATAGCAAATCCACTtcgaagttcaaacgtccggggacatgaaccgCTCGGATCGACAGGAAtttgttctgagaccaaagaagaataTTTCttgccagcctgcacagggggcaaGAGCGTAATCCTCCCTGATAATTCaaaaagggcgcatgtgaagtaatcTCAGACTGATTTTGGGGGATGccgctgccattagacctaaaagtctgaggcacaaGCTCACCCTCActgtgcgacccgctttgaagcgACGCACGCATGAAGCAATCGACTGAGCCCTtgggagggcacagtccctggcaagcagctagaacatcaggagctgctattcggggCCCGAGAACGAGAGGCATTAGCCGTCGAGCTCAGGTTTAACCTCTTCCGTTGTCGCTGGTGAGCTGGTGGAAAAACCTTAGGACCCCAATCCTTACAAGGGGGCGCCATATGTGAAGGCTCTTCCCGAGAGGCAACTCACTGGCgctgagaggaggttgagcgagaacgcggCCCTGCCGGCATTCAACCTCCCTGGGCCTGCgaggaatcagctggcggaaggtggctgattgctgtttcgctgctcAAAATTTTTCCACCACCGAAGTGACAGCCTCTCTGAACAAACCGTCCTTAGAAACGGGGGCGTCCATAAGAAAAGACTTGTCCTTTTCTTtgatatcggtgagattaagccaaaGGTGGCGCTCGACTGTAATCAAACCAGCCATGGAACGGCCTACCGCTCGAGCAGTGTGTTTGGTAGCACCTTTAAGATctccgcttggtaggcctgaaggaccgccatagagtggagcgaagCAGCCGCCTGGCCAGCGGCCATGTAGGATTTTCCAATGAAGCTTGACGAGAGTCTCTTCCACTGGAGGCATCGCTGcatagccatggttcgccatatcatAAATGGTGGCGAAATCCGCAGCGTTAGTGATACGCGCCGAGtacggctgtttccaggacctcaaAACTTCTTGGTGGAGGACCGGGAAAAAAGGCAAGGGCCTTTGGGGCTGCACAGGTGTACGACTGGTTAAGAAATGGTCGTCCAGCTTAGATGAAGGTCCTCTCAACCTCCCAGTCCAGTCCCAGTTTACCCACCGCGCGAGAAACCACATctaacagctcactgtaggagggggaaacgtGCTTCTCCTGTCCACTAGGAGGGAGAGAGCTGGCGTCGGCCGCAGTGGATAAAATGTTTTCGTCATaacgtccacaaccgaaggagatgtcATTGCATGCCTCCGGTGTAGGCTGAAAATCCTTGTTAGAGAAGACGACTGGTTCAATAAAGCTCTTTTCCTGCaccagggtaggggagagcgagcgacgTGGAGAaaattccagcgctgcgctgtcctcAAAATCCATGTCGCATGTGTCACCCCAAGCtatcgcctcgtgcggtgcctcggcagtcgcagaagTGACATGACGGGGGTTAGACACGGGGGCGACATTAGAAAATACTTCCACCCttgagcgcagtactctgagccgcaggccatcacagtGGGGACaagaagaaaggccgctaagcgccgcctgtgcgtgatgtaagCCTAAACATACTATGCACCTGTCATGTGCATGTGCTGAGTCTCCCTTTGTGATGAACCTGGTACACGGTTCCTTACATTTTCGAAAATTCATTGCGTCCACGAAGAGGAGTTAGCACTGCTCATAGAAACCGCTGAGAACGCGAGATGATtcctagggcacagatgattcacttccctgaaggaatgaaatctgagcgaaatagcGCGCGGCACCCAGGTATACACTGAGGGGTGTTCCTATACCTGTGACGTCACCggagcatcgaagtgacctatgaaagggaaaccaagaatagggcttgggcgccgcgttgcattctgggacatgGCAGCCATGTTGATagcctcgcgaatgtaaacatacagcaagttgaacgagaagaagcaaagttgggagaaagaaaaaagatgttaaaatcgctaaaaggttgtgggatttatagggatatgCTAAATAGGTATGCCAGAGACCgatatgtggacaaaatcggcacaATTAACGGTTTGGATtgatatgaaattcccaacaaatagtggagtaccaaTGACGATttgctgccgcacttttgcattacagatatctttggctaccttgtttgttttgtgagcgcctacacttcagaatagctCCAAAGCTATAAGTCATtggagtctcatgtacagttcacaaatggatgggttcaggagctgcagatCATAAAGCCGACAAACACTAAGGTTATACAGTAATCCGGACAAAGGTAAGCTGTGctctacctagctgctagtttagtaactgtTAGTGctaaccattcacacatggacttttaactgtttcaaaagtgtagttagtagctgtcaaccctctcgttttttccggggttctcatgtatttgagctcttttcctGCTGTCTttccgttttagtattttcctgtaaaatatcctgttagcccctccatcagccctgtcaagtctctgtgctgttgtcctgttgctacttcTTGCCATTCCAgcgaacagatgttttcaaagcatccttttgcttacttgaaagcaaccttagcgtgatgttgggctttttaagatagcgtggttgttgtgagagcacgatttcacgccaatctgtaagcaGTCATGTCAGACCTAGcatcacaaatcgcttaacgttagttaatgcagcagtctTGTATTACGAATTTTTTCATGTCAGCAGGGGGAGGGCAACAGAAAGATTAATGTTGAAATtacccgtattttggatgagtaacccagGAAATTTcgcttattttcaatgttgacttaagctatataaattaatattcagatgttatggtctccgtggtcGCCCCttcaagcaggaaagcggtggaaagttaatccattctcattttattttccccatggcgattatatgttgcgctgttacaccccacaatacagcaacggtttaccatggttgaaatatatttttaattaatcaaattaagacacaatgATGAGAGGGAGTAAGTCTAAACTTtggtgaggaccatcaaagtgtggccaactggagctgactctttacttcaagacaggtttcaacacactgactggagtatgtttgcttcacaggctgcctgtggctctcacacggacattgatatctacacctcctctgtactggatcacatcaactccaccattgacagtgtaacaacagaaaaacagataacaacataccctaatcagaagccatggatgaacaaggaggtgcgagttctgctgaaagcccgcaacaccgctttcaggtcagacgacgctcaggcctacagtaaatccagggctaacctgaaaaggggcatcaaaaaggcgaagtactgctacaagctgaaggtagaggaacacttttccaactctgacccccgacgcatgtggcagggcatccagatcatcagtgactacaagtcaagcaactccacaccaacagtcacggacgtctccttccttaacgagctaaatgacttttatgctcgcttcaacagcgacagcaaggagacggccaccaaaatctcagcctcttcagaccaccaacctctcaaactcacctccacagatgtccacactgcactgagccggatcaactcacgcaaggctgctggccctgatggcattcctggacgtgtgcttagggcatgtgcagagcagcttgcaggggtcttcacagacattttcaacatgtccctcatccaagcaactgtgcctacatgttttaagtccacatccattgtgccagtaccaaaacactcctccccaacgtgcctcaatgactatcgccccgtagcactcacacccatcattatgaagtgcttcgagcgactggtcctagcacatctcaaagactgcctcccacccacactggacccacaccaatttgcctatcgcagaaataggagcacagaggatgcagtatgcacagtgctgcactctgcactcacacacctggaccataacaacacgtatgttaggatgttgtttgttgacttcagttcagcatttaacaccgtcattccctccaggCTGatcacaaaacttggagacctggacattaacacctccctctgcaactggattatggactttctgaccaacaggcctcagcatgttcagtcaggccacaaccactccaccaccatcacacctaacactggcgtaccacagggctgtgtgctgagcccattcctctactccctttacacccacgactgcaagcctgtgcatggatccaactccatcattaagtttgcagatgacaccacggtgattggcctcatcagtgacaacgatgagactgcctacagggaagaggtacagcacctggccacatggtgcgctgacaataacctgctccttaacaccaataagaccaaggagctcattgtggacttcaggaagaagaaaggaagcacgcatgaccccatccacattaacgggatggttgttgaacgtgtctccagcttcaagttcctgggaaccaccatctcggaggacctgtcctggactacaaacacctccagcctcatcaaaaaggctcaccagagccttttcttcctcaggacactgaagaagaaccagctttCTTCAGCCATCCTagtgaacttctaccggtgtgcgattgagagcatcctgaccagttgcatcacagtctggtatgggaactgctcagtggctgaccgcaaggcactgcagagggtggtgaaaactgcccaacgaatcacagggacaccagggctttttccctaaagctgtctccttgctgaactctgccctctgacacccctcaacaccccccacaccacacacatagactcctccccctcttcaacactctgatttatttattttactcacaacaagcaaaaagtaacttgttattacttgcactactgtctgttcatccaggaacactgtataatccatttgcacattgaaatatttttttttctatgcactttactgtccattgcaatactgtaaattatgttcatagttctgcctatagtgtacatacacttttacatagcccatctgtatagtatgttcatagtacacctatctgtatattgtgcttatagtatttgatatctgtaaattatgtccataatacttacctgtatagttattgtacatattatagacctttattctgtacttactgcgtattgcacttctggttagatgctaactgcatttcgttgccttgtacctacatgtgcagtgacaataaagttgaatctaatctaatctaatctaatctaaacactgcgcagtagtccgagtagcagtaaaggaggccatcaacacggcggccacgccaagtaatgacgtcacgacgcccaagccctgaGGAGGGGGGAAAGTCAAAActgcgagatacaaactcagaattatgagatttaaactcCGATATCTGAGGGGAAATCACAATAGCGAGACATCAACGTACAAGATAAACTCAGAACTGTGAGAAATAAAGTCTGAATAGTGTTATAAACTTGAGAttctattattgtttttaacTGTGAAAGAAAAAGGCTTCCATAAACCCTACAcactttagttttatttaaatgttgcatAAAAGCAATATAATCGACCGATATAGTGTACAGTAGGCTACAATCCTAATATTCtcaagcaaaacatgggcaattCTTTCCGCGTGGTCTTTACAACTGATAGTTTTCCAAAGATAAATGACAGGTGACAGACTCACCAGGTCTGGCTGATTGCATCTGGGTTCGAGAATCGTCGATAGTCGAGCTTTGTGGGCTGAATGGAGTGTGCACATGGTAGACCTTGACGTTGGAGCCATTGGCACCCTCTACTGTTGATGCCAAGCAAAAAGATACAGAGAACATTTATATTTCTGAAATATAGCTAACTATTTAAGAATTCCAGATTTACGTCACTCACACACTGGCTTGATTGTTTTTCCATTATTATGAGCCATTCAAAACAATGATAATTGACTTACCTGGTATGACATACGGAGGTGGGTCTCCAGTTCCGTCAGCACTCATTCTGTCTTTGGTGGGTGTAAACTGCTGggacaaaataaaagtctgtatATGTGatgttttactatatat
This region includes:
- the LOC127948817 gene encoding lipopolysaccharide-induced tumor necrosis factor-alpha factor homolog; translated protein: MSADGTGDPPPYVIPVEGANGSNVKVYHVHTPFSPQSSTIDDSRTQMQSARPVQSTEAKNKFVSYESYELGRNPGMATCTSCQQQVLTNVTYKVGVYAWLMCLLFILCGFVLCCCLIPFFMKFFKDVYHTCPKCNKILHIEKKQCC